The following proteins are encoded in a genomic region of Ostrea edulis chromosome 7, xbOstEdul1.1, whole genome shotgun sequence:
- the LOC125656653 gene encoding uncharacterized protein LOC125656653 yields MYFALHLLGAADSYCYYDYSYSYSYYYCYYDDISVGTIIGAVVGGIVGFILLCVLIAVLCICVCKKKTSGTVIQPGIVSSTVTSSAVYNSYPNYPQQQGWGAQHVQPSAPSYPGYGQQQYPPQVSQPMPPPTYAENVVTGQPPQNTN; encoded by the exons ATGTATTTTGCTTTGCATTTACTAGGTGCCGCAGACAGTTATTGTTATTACGACTATTCCTACAGCTACAGTTACTATTACTGTTACTATGACGATAT ATCTGTTGGAACAATAATCGGAGCCGTGGTCGGAGGAATTGTCGGATTCATCCTGCTGTGTGTCTTAATTGCTGTTCTCTGTATTTGCGTATGCAAAAAGAAAACATCAGGAACAGTTATCCAACCCGGGATTGTCAGTTCCACAGTGACGTCCTCAG CAGTATACAATTCCTATCCAAATTATCCCCAGCAACAAGGATGGGGCGCACAGCATGTACAGCCTAGTGCCCCAAGCTATCCTGGATATGGACAACAGCAGTATCCACCCCAGGTATCCCAACCAATGCCCCCGCCGACCTATGCTGAGAACGTGGTAACGGGACAACCTCCACAGAATACCAACTAA